The genomic region AAGTAGATATTTCAAATTTGACACCACTGCAATCACACGTTTGGCGTTTTAGTGTAGGTAATTCCCTCCACATTGCGGGCCACCAGTAGGAGAAGGTCTTCAGTACAGCCTCATTAGAAGGAAAAGAAGCTTTTCCCTCTCTAGCTTATTTCCTGAAATGATGCTTCCTGCAATTTCTGAGCTTCTGGAGTTTACTGCTTTTGTAATGTTGCATTGATGACGAACACAAAGTCTCTCCCTTTGTGACTCCTTTTTCCTTGAGCTAAATATAGAAAAATGTTGCCGTAAGCCCGCAACTGGTTtccaaaattggacttggatgTTTTGATTTTTCAGACACAGAgatatatatttgataaagGCATGCAATCTTTGACTACATATAACAGACACAAATCAAAGTGTACTCTTTCCATGAATTGATAATTCACAAGTTACATAATCGAGGCCccgaaacaaaaaaataaagttatggACAACAAAAACAAGTGATACCTCCATGGCTATATCCGGCTAATGGAGTGGAAGTAACGAATGCATCACCGGAAAAAACCTTGGCAAAGCACCTCCACCTGGATATGATATTGATTAATAATTGAATGCTCGAGAGAACAACGAAGTTGCTTGCCTGTCTCATTCTTCACTCCTCAACTCGAATCCAATTCCGTGAAGGTATATGGACATAGCTATGCCTAACCAATAACTTCAAAAACATGTTTCTACCTATCACATTTTCCCTCTTCTGTGAGTGACAAAGATCCTATAACAGTGTACATTTTATACCGCTGGTAACTTTTCAGGCAGGGAGTGTTTCTTGTGTGTGGTTATCAAAGCGATGGTGGGTTAACACTTCCCTCGCTCGTGAGCTCCTATGTTGAAGACGCTGGTGTAGCATCTCTGACATCTGGTTGAAGAACTCAGCATCCCACCTGTGAATCAACAAGGGGTCTTCTGCGTAACAGATATAAATAGATGTAACGGCACTTTCCACTACCACCATTGCTATCCCCACCTGCAAATACATGATCCTTGCTAAGGTATTATACTCTCAAGAATATGAACAAAATTAAAGATCCTGATTCAAGAAACTTACCAAGACCATTCCCATCAACATTGCAGTGGACCCCACCATAACCACTCTGTCCCTATACTTAATCCATGTCCAGATCCCCGCGGATGTTCCTGTAATAAGCCCACCCAAAACAGTTCCCATCAATAAAACAGCACCTGAACAATCATAGGCAACAAGAGCCTCCACTCCAGTAGACTGAAATAACTCCCAGGCATCCCTCGCTGAATGATTGAAGCCTTTGCCAGAAACAGCTATCTGTAGGCAAAAGGTCGCTCAGAAATAACTACTACTACACAACTTAAAGAAAATGGCAAGAACTAAGTGAAGGTCACTTGGGGATGAGATAGCACAACTTGAAAACGAGGATGATCAGTTTTAggcaaaaaaaaatgttgtgatTAGATACAAGTAGAGCACAACGTGCAGGGAAAATCAACATGTTAACTTAAAATATAATCAGCAGCCTGCCTTTGTTtttcactaaaataaatattactGTTGTTGGTATTAAGGGTAACAATTTTGGtgttacttttaaaaaaatgcAAGGATTGGTAATTGCTGTTGACTTTTTCCAATTACATACAAAGGTTGTGAGGTTTCTATGCAACATTACTTGCAGTGCACCAGTtctttttggacaaaaatatgttgattcaatctcaattgaaaattgaaatgacagCGTTTGTCAACGGAAAGCTACCTGGACATAGGCATACTTGTTAAAGAAACGGACAAGTGTCTCCACTAGATTAAAGAGAAAATCAACACAGCAAAGTAGACACTCATTGTTGCCTATCTTGGACCGAACTCCCCTGATCTGAAATATGTATCGGAATTGTAAGAACTAAGATACTAAGATACTCACTctcaaacttaaaacagaaataTTAGGAAAAATCATCGTTCAGAAAAGCAAACACATGAATGTGTACCTTCCACCGCAGTGTCCGAATGAAAGCTGTGAAAAGTGAACCATAGCAGATACTGCCAAAAGAAGTTGTGACTGCATACCGAAGAGACTTCATCAGTGAGTTTGGAGGCATTGATGGTGCCTCCCTACCACCATGGATAAGAACAAGAAACACCATCCCAGACACTATAACATGCACAGTATTACAGAGTACTGCCCCCGTCCAAAATAAGCTTATAGAGAGAACCTAAGTACATATGTGACAGCATTATTAATGTCATTAGCTGAGGCATTGTAATTGTTATATTGCATTCATATCCCAATAACAATAGATGAAAGAAGAGCAAAACTTGCCAGCTCACCACAAGAAGCCACCAGCGTCCACCATCACCAATGCTTGAAGCTACAACACCAGCTGCCCCAAACGACCATAATACCATCCAAACAAGCATAATAAGCAT from Pyrus communis chromosome 4, drPyrComm1.1, whole genome shotgun sequence harbors:
- the LOC137731899 gene encoding uncharacterized protein encodes the protein MNNISHSSSSSASSSVNSASITTADPNAISSRRSMDGSQALAAEPSRRWRDIFWLGVFLIHLVLVGCALTVLGINRFKKTDRLNIDRYTQRFLENQRGLTENYWLLYALAGGVGTLLGWTWLFFLRSQANHMMKFAVHILTTYLAVISVLLFWMEQFFWGVAFAIGAALQFMYVLSIVDRLPFTMLVLQAAVKMVWSLREVMRVAYAFMLIMLVWMVLWSFGAAGVVASSIGDGGRWWLLVVLSISLFWTGAVLCNTVHVIVSGMVFLVLIHGGREAPSMPPNSLMKSLRYAVTTSFGSICYGSLFTAFIRTLRWKIRGVRSKIGNNECLLCCVDFLFNLVETLVRFFNKYAYVQIAVSGKGFNHSARDAWELFQSTGVEALVAYDCSGAVLLMGTVLGGLITGTSAGIWTWIKYRDRVVMVGSTAMLMGMVLVGIAMVVVESAVTSIYICYAEDPLLIHRWDAEFFNQMSEMLHQRLQHRSSRAREVLTHHRFDNHTQETLPA